The region TGGTGTGTTCTATGACGATAATGGACAGGTCGAACTTCTCCCTCGCGGTCTCGACCAAGTCCTTCAGCTCATGAGTTTCCTCGGAGTTCAACCCGGCCGCCGGCTCATCCAGCAGCAATATGGATGGCCTGGTGACAAGGGCTTTCACGATCTCGAGCAACTTCTGTCGCCCGTAGGGCAGCGACTGTGCCTCGACGTGAGCCTCCCCTTCCAGCCCGAACATCCTCAGAGTATCCATGCACGCTTCCTCCACCTCTGCCTCGATGCGAGGTGCGCGCCCTGTGCGGAGCAGTCCTTCAGCCACGGAGTAGCAGGCCCTCAGGTGGCAGGCGGCCTTGACATTCGAGAGGACCGAGAGTCCCCGGAACAGGTGAATCTCCTGGAAGGTCCGGGATATCCCCAGGTCTGCAACGCGGTAGGGGGGCAAGCCGACGAGGCTCGCGTTGCCCATAATGATGTCCCCCGAATCGGGCGCAGTCACCTTGCTTATCATGTTGAGCACGGTGGTCTTCCCGGCGCCGTTCGGCCCTATCAGCCCGACCACTTCGCCCTTCTTCAAATCCATGGAGAAGCTGTCCACAGCTCGGACGCCTCCAAAGGACTTGCTGATGTCCTTCACCGCGAGGACAGTCTGAGCTCCCTTATCCACGCTGTGAGCGGCCGTTGCTGCCACTTGAGGGCACCTCCTTGCGCGCGCCTCCGAGTCCCAGCACGGTTTTCGCCCATGCCACGCTGAACTCCCAGGACCCGAAGA is a window of Bacillota bacterium DNA encoding:
- a CDS encoding ABC transporter ATP-binding protein; the encoded protein is MAATAAHSVDKGAQTVLAVKDISKSFGGVRAVDSFSMDLKKGEVVGLIGPNGAGKTTVLNMISKVTAPDSGDIIMGNASLVGLPPYRVADLGISRTFQEIHLFRGLSVLSNVKAACHLRACYSVAEGLLRTGRAPRIEAEVEEACMDTLRMFGLEGEAHVEAQSLPYGRQKLLEIVKALVTRPSILLLDEPAAGLNSEETHELKDLVETAREKFDLSIIVIEHTMEFISDISDRVVVMNFGRKLAEGTWDEIRCNDEVLKCYLGED